The Subtercola sp. PAMC28395 genome segment TCGGCGTGAGCTTCCAGTCGACCTCGTGACCGGTGGGGTTGCCGAAGTCGGTGACGTTCGCGGAGGCATAGCGCTCGGAGCGGGTCTGAACGGGCCGTTCCTGCCAGGCGCCGTCGGTGTGCGACCTCGACCCGATCGGCTCGCCGCGGTGGCCACCCGGAGTGCGGACCACTTCGTTCACGGCAGCGCTTTCGGGCGCAGTTGTATCAGCTGGTGCTGCGGTGGTCATTAACCTACTGACCCTTCCATGCCCATTTCGATGAGCTTGTTGAGTTCGAGGGCGTACTCCATCGGCAGTTCACGCGCGATGGGTTCGATGAATCCTCGAACGATCATCGCCATGGCCTCGTCTTCGGGCAGCCCGCGGCTCATCAGGTAGAAGAGCTGCTCTTCGCTGACCCGCGAAACGGTTGCTTCGTGACCGAGCTGTACATCATCCACCCGGATATCGATCGCCGGGTATGTGTCTGAGCGCGACTGGGTGTCGACGAGCAGTGCATCGCAGCGCACGGTGTTGGCCGAGTGGTGTGCGTTCTCAGCGACCCGGACCTCGCCCCGGTAGCCCGCACGACCGCCGCCACGGGCGATTGACTTCGAAACGATCGACGACTGCGTGTACGGCGCCATGTGGATCATCTTCGCGCCGGCGTCCTGGTGCTGGCCGGGGCCGGCGAAGGCGACAGACAGCGTCTCACCCTTGGCGTGCTCGCCGACCAGGTAGATCGACGGGTACTTCATGGTTACCTTCGAGCCGATGTTGCCGTCGATCCACTCCATGGTCGCGCCTTCGTGCGCAATGGCGCGCTTGGTCACCAGGTTGTAGACGTTGTTCGACCAGTTCTGGATCGTCGTGTAGCGAACGCGAGCGTTCTTCTTCACGATGATCTCGACGACGGCCGAGTGCAGCGAGTCGCTCTTGTAGATCGGGGCCGTGCAGCCCTCGATGTAGTGAACGTACGAGCCCTCGTCGGCGATGATCAGCGTGCGCTCGAACTGGCCCATGTTCTCGGTGTTGATGCGGAAGTAGGCCTGCAGCGGAATCTCGACGTGCACGTTCTTCGGCACGTAGACGAACGAGCCGCCTGACCACACTGCTGTGTTGAGGGCCGCGAACTTGTTGTCACCGCTCGGGATGACCGTGCCGAAGTACTCGTCGAAGAACTCCGGGTGCTCGCGCAGGGCGGTGTCGGTATCCATGAAGATGACGCCCTGAGCCTCGAGGTCTTCGCGGATGGTGTGGTACACCACCTCGGACTCGTACTGCGCGGCGACACCGGAGACGAGGCGCTGGCGCTCCGCCTCAGGAATCCCGAGCTTCTCGTAGGTGTTCTTGATGTCGTCTGGCAGGTCTTCCCAGGTCTGGGCCTGCTTCTCCGTGGAGCGCACGAAGTACTTGATGTTGTCGAAGTCGATGCCGGAAAGGTCTGCTCCCCACGTCGGCATCGGTTTGCGTTCGAAGATCGAGAGCGCCTTGAGGCGGGTCTTGAGCATCCATTCCGGTTCGCTCTTCAGCGTCGAGATGCCCGTGACGACCTCAGGAGAGATACCGCGCTTTGCGATCGCTCCGGCGGCGTCAGAGTCGGACCACCCGAACTCGTACACCCCCAGGTTCTGAAGTTCTGGCCGGTCGATGAGTACGTCTGTCATGACTTTCTCCCTTCCTTACTGCACTTACAACATGTCACGATCCTTCACCATTCCGCGAGGAATTCCCGGGAGACCTGAACGGCCCTGAAGCTGATTACACGAAGCGTAGAACTCGCAGGCTCTGTACCTAGAATGAATCCGAGTAGTCGCAGCATCGTTGCCGCCTCGTGTGATTGGCCTCAAGCGTCAGCTGGTGCGGATTCTTGACTCTTCAAGTGTATCTGCCTGTGAGGATGCAGTGACGAGACCGGCGGGGCATTCGCAGCTATTCACAGACCAATCGATGTGCCGGGCGTGATGATGTGACGCTCGAGCGCACCACCCAGAAGCTAAGGAACTCCCTCTCCCGTGAAACGTCTGTACCAGTGGCTTCCCACCTCCGTCGACCGACGTGTGCGGGTGCTCGCCTGGGCATCTCTCGCCGTGCAGATCATCCTCGTCGGCACTGGCGGTGCCGTTCGACTCACCGGGTCCGGCCTCGGCTGCCCCACCTGGCCGCAGTGCACCGACGGGTCGTTCGTGTCGACGCCAGAGATGGGCGTGCACGGCATCATCGAGTTCACGAACCGGCTTCT includes the following:
- the sufB gene encoding Fe-S cluster assembly protein SufB; protein product: MTDVLIDRPELQNLGVYEFGWSDSDAAGAIAKRGISPEVVTGISTLKSEPEWMLKTRLKALSIFERKPMPTWGADLSGIDFDNIKYFVRSTEKQAQTWEDLPDDIKNTYEKLGIPEAERQRLVSGVAAQYESEVVYHTIREDLEAQGVIFMDTDTALREHPEFFDEYFGTVIPSGDNKFAALNTAVWSGGSFVYVPKNVHVEIPLQAYFRINTENMGQFERTLIIADEGSYVHYIEGCTAPIYKSDSLHSAVVEIIVKKNARVRYTTIQNWSNNVYNLVTKRAIAHEGATMEWIDGNIGSKVTMKYPSIYLVGEHAKGETLSVAFAGPGQHQDAGAKMIHMAPYTQSSIVSKSIARGGGRAGYRGEVRVAENAHHSANTVRCDALLVDTQSRSDTYPAIDIRVDDVQLGHEATVSRVSEEQLFYLMSRGLPEDEAMAMIVRGFIEPIARELPMEYALELNKLIEMGMEGSVG